From a single Gadus morhua chromosome 3, gadMor3.0, whole genome shotgun sequence genomic region:
- the LOC115540839 gene encoding uncharacterized protein LOC115540839, which yields MKPVLELDPGPPEEPEDTSLDRRRTRKGRSVLKLYVCVALLCFLQATLNISLRLYSETSWTKGREHLMDSLGVVTRQGWLYFDQSLYFISTTKKTWMASRDFCLNKDADLLVINSKEEEGFVAKLEKGSWIGLQIARETKGIYKWVDGTNLTSSTWHLPIIPYGYDACAVTADQLVMDPCASQNNWICEKVNVLEHLEAELNKEGMPKEKEEEVEEEEEVPAITSFDDTYFVLVGEIVSFSCRASGQPKPSIEWLHNGQPMKGDRTDNKSEPLAFVDGEDLKVRSVRPGVDTISCLANNSAGTANKTSTLYNIEFTPEGWSIFNQSLYFVSMTKRNWTASRDDCLQRNADLVVINNKVEEKLATKWWVRSWIGLRLDRDTEGTWKWVDGTNVTSSSSLSGEPNHPTITEACAVVGNSQLIPTPCASQNEWICEKTV from the exons ATGAAGCCCGTCCTTGAGCTGGACCCTGGACCCcctgaggaacctgaggacacgtcTCTGGACAGGAGGCGGACCAGGAAGGGGAGATCTG TTCTAAAGCTGTACGTCTGTGTCGCTCTGCTGTGTTTTCTACAAGCCACTCTCAACATCTCCCTGCGCCTCT ACTCAGAGACATCTTGGACGAAGGGGAGAGAGCACCTGATGGATTCACTTG GTGTTGTGACACGACAGGGCTGGCTATATTTCGACCAGAGTCTGTACTTTATTTCTACAACCAAGAAGACCTGGATGGCCAGCAGAGACTTCTGTCTGAACAAAGACGCAGACCTGCTAGTTATCAACAGCAAAGAAGAAGAG GGGTTTGTTGCAAAATTGGAGAAAGGTTCCTGGATTGGACTTCAGATTGCCCGAGAAACAAAGGGGATCTacaagtgggtggatggtaccAACTTGACTTCAAG TACCTGGCATTTACCAATCATTCCGTATGGCTATGATGCCTGTGCAGTAACAGCTGACCAATTGGTGATGGATCCATGTGCCTCTCAAAACaactggatctgtgagaaggtcAACGTCCTGGAACATCTGGAAGCTGAACTGAACAAAGAGG GGATGcccaaggagaaggaggaggaggtagaggaggaggaggaggtccccGCTATCACATCATTCGATGATACTTATTTTGTGCTCGTGGGCGAAATAGTCTCCTTCTCCTGCCGTGCCAGTGGCCAGCCAAAACCCTCCATCGAGTGGCTACACAACGGCCAACCCATGAAGGGGGACAGGACAGACAACAAATCAGAGCCTTTAGCCTTTGTGGATGGGGAGGACCTCAAAGTTAGAAGTGTGAGACCTGGTGTGGACACGATCAGCTGCTTGGCGAACAACAGCGCTGGCACAGCCAATAAGACTTCCACGCTGTATAACATTG AATTTACACCAGAGGGCTGGAGTATTTTCAACCAGAGTCTCTACTTTGTTTCAATGACTAAGAGGAACTGGACAGCCAGTAGAGACGACTGCCTGCAAAGAAACGCAGACCTGGTGGTTATCAACAACAAAGTAGAAGAG AAGTTGGCTACCAAATGGTGGGTCAGAAGCTGGATTGGACTGAGACTGGACCGGGACACAGAGGGGACCTGGaagtgggtggatggtaccAACGTGACTTCAAG TTCCTCGCTGTCCGGTGAACCAAACCATCCAACTATCACAGAAGCCTGTGCAGTAGTTGGCAACAGCCAGTTGATTCCTACACCCTGTGCCTCTCAAAATGAATGGATCTGTGAGAAGACGGTGTAG